A DNA window from Candidatus Roseilinea sp. contains the following coding sequences:
- a CDS encoding hypothetical protein (possible pseudo, frameshifted), translating to MAVIGMPFDAVDGAVARKLGKQTKFGAFFDSTLDRLAEGALLAGLGYSFAVRGDALAVAVTFAALVGSFMVSYTRARAEGLGLECRVGLFSRFGRFLLLVVGLLLSPVFPVSLVILVWALAILTAYTTIERIVHVYRETQDVKRKT from the coding sequence ATGGCCGTCATCGGCATGCCGTTCGATGCCGTGGACGGCGCGGTGGCGCGCAAGCTGGGCAAGCAGACCAAGTTCGGCGCGTTCTTCGATTCGACGCTCGACCGGCTGGCCGAGGGCGCGCTGCTGGCCGGCTTGGGCTACTCCTTCGCCGTGCGCGGCGACGCGCTCGCCGTGGCCGTCACGTTTGCGGCGCTGGTCGGCTCGTTCATGGTGAGCTACACGCGCGCCCGCGCCGAGGGGCTGGGCCTGGAGTGTCGGGTCGGCTTGTTCAGCCGGTTCGGGCGCTTCCTGCTCCTGGTCGTCGGATTGTTGCTGTCGCCGGTCTTTCCCGTGTCGCTCGTCATCCTGGTTTGGGCACTGGCGATCTTGACGGCCTACACCACCATCGAGCGCATCGTCCATGTCTATCGCGAAACGCAAGACGTAAAACGTAAAACGTGA
- a CDS encoding NADP-dependent aryl-alcohol dehydrogenase, which produces MDYIKLGNTGLDVSRICLGCMSFGKAEGWVHNPWALDEEESRVIIKRALELGVNFFDTANVYARGVSEEILGRAIRDFANRDEVVIATKVRGRMHEGPNGEGLSRKAILSEIDKSLKRLGMDYVDLYIIHRWDYNTPIEETMEALHDVVKAGKARYIGASAMWAWQFQKALYVAEKHGWTRFVSMQNHYNLIYREEEREMMPLCIAEGIASTPYSPLASGRLARDWSETTTRYETDPIAKQKYDAAAQADRLVVERLAEVSEKRGVPRAHVALAWLLHKKPVVAPIIGATKVSHVETAVEAVSIRLTPEEMAYMEAPYAPHAIVGHS; this is translated from the coding sequence ATGGACTACATCAAACTCGGCAACACCGGTCTGGACGTCTCGCGCATCTGCCTCGGCTGTATGAGCTTCGGCAAAGCTGAAGGATGGGTCCACAATCCGTGGGCGCTGGACGAGGAAGAAAGCCGGGTTATCATCAAGCGCGCGCTGGAGCTGGGCGTCAACTTCTTCGACACGGCCAACGTCTACGCCCGTGGCGTCAGCGAGGAGATCCTAGGGCGGGCCATCCGAGACTTCGCCAACCGAGACGAGGTGGTCATCGCTACCAAGGTGCGCGGCCGCATGCACGAAGGCCCCAACGGCGAGGGGCTGTCGCGCAAGGCCATCTTGAGCGAGATCGACAAAAGCCTGAAGCGCCTGGGGATGGACTATGTGGACCTCTACATCATCCACCGTTGGGACTACAACACGCCCATCGAAGAGACCATGGAAGCGCTGCACGACGTGGTCAAGGCCGGCAAGGCTCGCTACATCGGCGCTTCGGCCATGTGGGCTTGGCAGTTCCAGAAGGCGCTCTACGTGGCCGAAAAGCACGGCTGGACGCGCTTCGTGTCCATGCAGAACCACTACAACCTCATCTACCGGGAAGAAGAGCGGGAGATGATGCCCCTCTGCATCGCCGAGGGAATCGCCTCGACGCCCTACAGCCCGCTGGCGTCCGGCCGATTGGCGCGCGATTGGTCGGAAACTACGACGCGCTATGAGACCGATCCGATCGCCAAGCAGAAGTATGACGCTGCCGCACAGGCGGATCGCTTGGTCGTTGAGCGGCTTGCCGAGGTGAGCGAAAAGCGTGGCGTTCCGCGCGCGCACGTCGCCCTGGCTTGGCTTCTACACAAGAAGCCGGTTGTCGCGCCGATCATCGGCGCAACCAAAGTCTCGCATGTCGAGACGGCGGTCGAGGCGGTATCCATCCGGCTAACCCCCGAAGAGATGGCATACATGGAAGCGCCGTACGCGCCGCACGCGATCGTTGGGCACAGTTGA
- a CDS encoding methylmalonyl-CoA mutase, with protein sequence MTEIAYAQRTRADWERETLHPALKRAPERKARFETPSGIPLDVVHGDPLTGAGHHGEFPGEYPFTRGIHPTMYRSRHWTMRQYAGFSTAKESNARYRYLLAQGQTGLSVAFDLPTQLCMDADDPLAAGEVGKVGVSISTLGDMRELFDGIPLDQVSTSMTINAPAAVLLALYIAVAKEQTGGSPEIMRKLRGTTQNDILKEYAARGLYVFPPRHSMRLVTDIFAFCKDHLPHWNTISISGYHIREAGSTAVQEVAFTLANAIAYTQAAIEAGLDVDEFAGQLAFFFNAHSDFLEEIAKFRAARRLWAKIMRERFGAKDPRSCMLRFHTQTAGSTLTAQQPLNNIVRVTIQALAAVLGGTQSLHTNGWDEALQLPTAEAARTALRTQQIIAHESGVTDTVDPLGGSYVIEYLTDEIERRAADLIAKIDAMGGAVKAIESGWMQAQIAESAYRYQRDVERKERLIVGVNAFEAEAQESAAGERFKVDPAIEAEQRRRLAEWRRHRDNERVSALITQLEQTARSSENILPCLIACVESGVTVGEIGKALRRVFGEYHPPTVI encoded by the coding sequence ATGACGGAGATCGCTTACGCCCAACGCACCCGTGCCGACTGGGAGCGCGAGACGCTCCATCCCGCGTTGAAACGCGCGCCGGAGCGCAAAGCGCGCTTCGAGACGCCTTCCGGCATCCCGCTCGATGTCGTTCATGGCGACCCGCTGACCGGCGCCGGCCATCACGGCGAGTTCCCCGGCGAGTATCCGTTTACGCGGGGCATCCATCCAACCATGTATCGCTCGCGCCACTGGACGATGCGGCAATATGCCGGCTTCTCCACGGCGAAGGAAAGCAACGCGCGCTATCGCTATTTGCTCGCGCAGGGACAGACCGGCCTTTCGGTGGCCTTCGACCTGCCGACGCAACTGTGCATGGACGCCGACGATCCGTTGGCCGCCGGCGAAGTCGGCAAGGTCGGCGTGAGCATCAGCACGCTGGGCGATATGCGCGAGCTATTCGATGGCATCCCGCTCGACCAGGTGAGCACCAGCATGACCATCAACGCGCCGGCCGCCGTGTTGCTGGCGCTCTATATCGCGGTAGCGAAAGAGCAAACCGGCGGCTCGCCCGAGATCATGCGCAAGCTGCGCGGCACCACGCAAAATGACATCTTGAAAGAATATGCCGCGCGTGGCTTGTATGTCTTTCCCCCGCGACATTCCATGCGGCTGGTGACGGACATCTTCGCGTTTTGCAAAGATCACCTGCCCCACTGGAACACGATCAGCATCAGCGGCTACCACATCCGCGAAGCCGGGAGCACCGCCGTGCAAGAGGTGGCGTTCACGCTGGCCAACGCCATCGCCTATACCCAAGCGGCCATCGAAGCCGGCCTGGACGTGGACGAGTTCGCCGGCCAACTGGCCTTCTTCTTCAACGCGCACAGCGACTTCCTCGAAGAGATTGCCAAGTTCCGCGCTGCGCGACGGCTGTGGGCCAAAATCATGCGCGAGCGATTCGGCGCCAAAGACCCGCGCAGTTGCATGTTGCGCTTCCACACCCAAACCGCCGGCAGCACGCTCACGGCGCAGCAACCTCTCAACAACATCGTTCGCGTCACCATTCAGGCGCTGGCGGCGGTGCTCGGCGGCACGCAGAGCTTGCACACCAACGGCTGGGACGAGGCGTTGCAGCTTCCCACGGCCGAGGCAGCGCGCACGGCGCTGCGCACGCAGCAGATCATCGCCCATGAGAGCGGCGTGACCGACACCGTGGACCCGCTCGGCGGCTCATACGTCATCGAATACCTGACCGACGAGATCGAGCGACGCGCCGCCGACCTCATCGCGAAGATTGACGCCATGGGCGGCGCGGTCAAAGCGATCGAGAGCGGCTGGATGCAGGCGCAGATCGCCGAGTCGGCCTATCGCTACCAGCGCGACGTGGAGCGCAAAGAGCGCCTCATCGTCGGCGTCAACGCATTCGAGGCTGAGGCTCAGGAGTCGGCCGCCGGAGAGCGGTTCAAAGTGGACCCAGCCATCGAGGCCGAGCAACGCCGGCGGCTGGCCGAGTGGCGCCGCCACCGCGACAACGAACGCGTCAGTGCGCTGATCACCCAACTGGAACAGACGGCGCGCAGCAGCGAGAACATCCTCCCATGCCTGATCGCGTGCGTTGAAAGCGGCGTCACCGTCGGCGAGATCGGCAAAGCGCTGCGCCGCGTCTTTGGGGAGTATCACCCGCCGACGGTTATTTGA
- a CDS encoding AraC family transcriptional regulator, which translates to MQQIQHHRVERAAQQSQAHREELVERIAGAIREDGSVQPLPGLHMFRLSATRGLVHGINRPAFCIIAQGSKELFVGDRHYRYDPYHYLLVTVELPGVSRVLEASPARPYLSLSLSLSPALVSSVMADSGIMSAAEFTDTGAVDVSPLEGELLDAVVRLVRLIDAPAAEVQVLMPLITREIVYRLLVGDQGARLQYLAVIGGYTPHIARAIERIRCHFDQPLRIEHLAREVGMSVSGFHHYFKTVTGMTPLQFQKQLRLQEARRLMIEEHLPAAGAAYRVGYRDASHFHREYKRLFGASPSRDIRRLSDALVQPGTSGPAR; encoded by the coding sequence ATGCAGCAGATCCAACATCACCGGGTGGAACGTGCAGCACAGCAATCACAAGCCCATCGCGAGGAGCTTGTAGAACGCATTGCGGGGGCAATTCGTGAGGACGGGTCCGTTCAGCCGTTGCCGGGGTTACACATGTTTCGCCTTTCGGCGACCCGCGGGTTGGTCCACGGCATAAACAGGCCGGCGTTCTGCATCATCGCGCAAGGCAGCAAAGAGCTATTCGTAGGCGATCGCCATTACCGCTACGATCCGTATCACTATTTGCTCGTCACGGTCGAGCTGCCAGGTGTCAGCCGCGTGCTGGAAGCGTCGCCGGCGCGGCCTTATCTCAGCTTGAGTTTATCGCTCTCACCCGCGCTGGTCAGCTCGGTGATGGCCGACAGCGGCATCATGAGTGCTGCGGAGTTTACCGACACCGGCGCAGTTGACGTGAGCCCGTTGGAGGGCGAGCTATTGGATGCAGTAGTACGTCTCGTCCGGCTGATAGACGCCCCTGCAGCCGAAGTGCAGGTGCTGATGCCACTGATCACCCGAGAAATCGTCTACCGCCTCCTCGTAGGCGACCAAGGCGCGCGCCTGCAGTATCTGGCGGTCATCGGAGGTTACACGCCGCACATTGCGCGCGCGATCGAGCGCATTCGTTGCCACTTCGATCAGCCGCTGCGCATCGAGCACCTGGCCCGCGAGGTGGGCATGAGCGTCTCCGGCTTTCACCACTACTTCAAGACCGTCACCGGCATGACGCCGCTTCAATTCCAAAAACAGTTGCGCCTACAAGAGGCGCGACGGTTGATGATCGAAGAGCACCTTCCTGCTGCCGGCGCTGCCTATCGCGTGGGCTACCGCGATGCGTCTCACTTCCATCGGGAATACAAGCGGCTGTTCGGCGCGTCGCCCTCGCGCGACATCCGACGGCTCAGCGACGCGCTCGTCCAGCCAGGGACGAGTGGGCCGGCGCGATAA
- a CDS encoding VWA domain-containing protein encodes MKSNRILFSLIVGTAIIVVVAVLLGRAISNFIAGASPAVSKPDNAIEVSFIYAPEFDKNLNISAIITDFNRAYAQGRNPLTGQSLQPGERPIWIEGRSGSSGTVHEGIINAFIAPNNANVERPVLWSPSVRHWLALVNYQTGQRVFDVEGAPATAIAPVVMAIWESRLKALQAKHGAEIGWEELLAVFDNPQGWNAYGLGGRPSVYYGHTDPRVSSTALSTLMAEFYASARYNAGKTDSSSRLTLEHVNDPRVQEGVRRIENLIKHYSARTTEFIEYIAQGPDYVDFVALEENDLIFINQGKTQIKPPEKLVALYPKEGTFVHDHPFAIPNAPWVTDEQRRAAEVFTQYFLSREVQQKVLEAGFRPANEAVPLTYPISPENGVDPNQPKALLPVPDPAVIAAVQQSWQLVKKQADVMLLIDTSGSMRDEDKIGQAVEAAKVFLEDQAGKNNVGLMRFSSDVEVLVPLGPLESNRDAILAALDRVEARGNTSLYDAVIAAVQKLQATSDPERIRAIVLLSDGQDTSSQASLNQAVRVIQEARNSRAPILVIPVAYGRDADINALNAIGRASDTKVQSGDPENIKKLLDVIGSYF; translated from the coding sequence ATGAAAAGCAATCGGATTTTATTCAGCCTGATCGTCGGAACGGCGATCATCGTCGTCGTCGCTGTCCTGCTGGGCCGGGCTATCAGCAACTTCATCGCCGGCGCATCGCCGGCGGTGAGCAAGCCGGACAACGCGATCGAGGTGTCGTTCATCTACGCGCCGGAGTTCGATAAGAATCTGAACATCAGCGCGATCATCACCGACTTCAACCGCGCCTACGCACAGGGGCGCAACCCACTCACCGGCCAATCGCTCCAGCCCGGCGAGCGGCCGATCTGGATCGAAGGCCGCAGCGGTTCATCCGGCACGGTGCACGAGGGCATCATCAATGCGTTCATCGCGCCGAACAACGCCAACGTCGAGCGGCCGGTGCTGTGGTCGCCTTCGGTGCGGCACTGGCTGGCGCTGGTGAACTACCAGACCGGCCAGCGCGTGTTCGACGTCGAGGGCGCGCCGGCTACGGCGATCGCGCCGGTGGTGATGGCGATCTGGGAATCGCGGCTGAAAGCACTGCAGGCCAAGCACGGCGCGGAGATCGGTTGGGAGGAGCTGCTCGCCGTGTTCGACAACCCACAGGGCTGGAACGCCTACGGCCTGGGCGGGCGGCCATCGGTGTATTATGGCCACACCGACCCACGCGTGTCGTCCACGGCGCTCTCCACGCTGATGGCCGAGTTCTACGCCAGCGCACGCTACAACGCCGGCAAGACCGATTCCTCCTCGCGGCTGACGCTGGAGCACGTCAACGATCCGCGCGTGCAGGAGGGCGTGCGCCGCATCGAGAACCTGATCAAACACTATTCGGCGCGCACCACCGAGTTCATCGAATACATCGCGCAGGGGCCGGACTACGTGGACTTCGTCGCGCTGGAAGAGAACGATTTAATCTTCATCAACCAGGGCAAGACGCAAATCAAGCCGCCGGAGAAGTTGGTGGCGCTTTATCCGAAGGAAGGCACCTTCGTGCATGACCACCCCTTTGCCATTCCCAACGCCCCCTGGGTCACGGATGAGCAGCGCCGCGCTGCCGAGGTCTTCACCCAGTACTTCCTGAGCCGAGAAGTGCAACAGAAGGTGCTGGAAGCCGGCTTCCGGCCGGCCAACGAGGCAGTGCCCCTAACCTACCCCATCAGCCCGGAGAACGGCGTGGATCCGAACCAGCCCAAGGCGCTGCTGCCGGTGCCCGATCCGGCAGTCATCGCGGCGGTGCAGCAGTCGTGGCAACTGGTGAAGAAGCAGGCCGACGTGATGCTGCTGATTGACACGTCCGGTTCGATGCGCGACGAGGACAAGATCGGCCAGGCGGTCGAAGCTGCGAAAGTATTCCTGGAAGACCAAGCCGGCAAGAACAACGTCGGGTTGATGCGTTTCAGCAGCGACGTCGAGGTGCTGGTGCCGCTCGGCCCACTGGAGAGCAATCGCGATGCCATCCTGGCGGCGCTCGACCGGGTCGAGGCGCGCGGCAACACATCGCTCTACGACGCAGTGATCGCCGCCGTTCAAAAGCTTCAAGCCACATCCGACCCCGAGCGCATTCGGGCGATTGTGCTGCTCTCCGACGGACAGGACACGTCTTCACAGGCCAGCTTGAACCAGGCCGTGCGCGTGATACAGGAAGCCCGCAACAGCCGCGCGCCGATCCTGGTGATTCCGGTGGCCTACGGGCGCGACGCCGACATCAACGCGCTGAACGCGATCGGCCGCGCCAGCGACACCAAAGTGCAAAGCGGCGATCCGGAGAACATCAAGAAACTGCTGGACGTGATCGGCAGTTACTTCTAA
- a CDS encoding myo-inositol-1-phosphate synthase: MAKKSNKLSELRAAANRKVRVAIIGVGNCASALVQGVHYYRNAKSEDNVPGLMHVQLGDYHVGDIEFTAAFDIDVNKVGKDLSEAIFTAPNNTYKFCDVPYTGCCVHRGMTHDGLGKYLSQVIKKAPGETSDVVKILKDTQTDVVVNYLPVGSEEATKWYVEQVLQAGCAFVNCIPVFIAREPYWQRRFRERNLPIIGDDIKSQVGATITHRMLARLFVERGVRIDRTYQLNFGGNTDFMNMLERERLESKKISKTNAVTSQIPYEIPEENIHVGPSDYVPWLTDRKWAYIRMEGTTFGDVPLNVELKLEVWDSPNSAGVVIDAVRCAKIALDRGIGGALLGPSSYFMKSPPEQYTDDEAHDKVEAFIRGE; encoded by the coding sequence ATGGCGAAGAAGTCGAACAAACTGAGTGAACTGCGCGCTGCGGCCAACCGCAAGGTGCGCGTCGCGATCATCGGCGTGGGGAATTGCGCCAGTGCGCTGGTGCAGGGGGTGCACTACTATCGCAACGCCAAGTCCGAGGACAACGTGCCCGGCCTGATGCACGTGCAACTGGGCGATTATCACGTGGGCGATATCGAATTCACCGCTGCGTTCGATATTGACGTCAACAAGGTCGGCAAGGATCTGAGCGAAGCCATCTTCACGGCGCCCAACAACACCTACAAGTTCTGCGACGTGCCCTATACCGGCTGCTGCGTGCACCGGGGCATGACGCACGATGGCTTGGGCAAGTATCTGTCGCAGGTGATCAAGAAGGCGCCCGGCGAGACCAGCGACGTGGTCAAAATTCTGAAGGACACGCAAACCGATGTGGTCGTCAACTACCTGCCGGTGGGCAGCGAGGAGGCCACTAAGTGGTATGTGGAGCAGGTGCTGCAGGCGGGCTGCGCCTTCGTGAACTGCATCCCCGTGTTCATCGCGCGCGAGCCGTACTGGCAGCGTCGCTTCCGCGAGCGCAACTTGCCCATCATCGGCGACGACATCAAGAGCCAGGTCGGCGCGACGATCACCCACCGCATGCTGGCGCGCCTGTTCGTCGAGCGCGGCGTGCGCATTGACCGCACCTACCAGCTCAACTTCGGCGGCAACACCGATTTCATGAACATGCTCGAGCGCGAGCGGCTGGAGAGCAAGAAGATCAGCAAGACCAACGCCGTCACCTCTCAGATTCCCTACGAGATTCCTGAGGAAAACATTCACGTGGGCCCGAGCGACTATGTGCCGTGGCTCACCGACCGCAAATGGGCTTACATCCGCATGGAGGGCACGACCTTCGGCGATGTACCGTTGAACGTCGAACTCAAGCTGGAGGTGTGGGACAGCCCGAACAGCGCCGGCGTGGTGATTGACGCCGTGCGCTGCGCCAAGATTGCGCTCGACCGCGGCATCGGCGGCGCGTTGCTGGGGCCGTCGTCCTACTTCATGAAGTCGCCACCGGAGCAGTACACCGACGACGAGGCGCACGATAAGGTCGAGGCATTCATCCGGGGCGAGTAG
- a CDS encoding patatin, with protein sequence MTRKRILAIDGGGIRGIIPLCALVELERQLNQPARDFFSFMAGTSTGAIIGAGLALGLSAERCLQLYIELGDRAFRRNPLDWIISLGSFKYRTAPLVKLLKEFLGNPTLNELPIDVMFTATRVRDGKPFFFVKDNPVNEQLTGKLRLVDCVAASSAAPTFFEPWRVPGIGACVDGGIGIAGNPCYQACVEAFHYMPAGKYPLAETTVVSLGTGFYKAQYNPSNLIAWVQWIIGELLDEPAAQQTQLVQRHYVTQGLHLVRLNVQMPQEIGMDDIGAIPRLVEIGKAAAAKLNWNELLTPPAGERAVELAPSQLPRNMPAKNAQVVRPGKRRGQG encoded by the coding sequence TTGACCCGCAAGCGCATCCTCGCCATTGACGGCGGCGGCATCCGCGGCATCATTCCGCTATGCGCGCTGGTGGAGCTGGAAAGACAGCTCAACCAGCCGGCGCGCGACTTCTTTTCGTTCATGGCCGGCACGTCCACCGGCGCGATCATCGGCGCCGGCCTGGCCCTCGGGCTATCCGCCGAGCGTTGCCTCCAGCTTTACATCGAGCTGGGCGACCGCGCCTTCCGCCGCAACCCACTGGATTGGATCATCAGCCTCGGCTCGTTCAAATATCGTACTGCGCCGCTGGTGAAGCTGCTCAAGGAGTTCCTCGGCAACCCCACCCTGAACGAACTACCGATTGACGTGATGTTCACGGCGACGCGCGTGCGCGACGGCAAGCCGTTTTTCTTCGTCAAGGACAACCCGGTCAACGAACAGCTCACCGGCAAGTTGCGCCTGGTGGATTGCGTTGCGGCATCCTCCGCCGCGCCGACGTTCTTCGAACCCTGGCGCGTGCCAGGCATCGGCGCATGTGTGGACGGCGGCATCGGCATCGCCGGCAACCCGTGCTACCAAGCGTGCGTCGAGGCCTTTCATTACATGCCGGCGGGCAAATATCCTCTCGCCGAAACGACGGTCGTATCGCTCGGCACGGGCTTCTACAAGGCGCAATACAACCCGTCCAACCTGATCGCGTGGGTGCAATGGATCATCGGCGAGTTGTTGGACGAGCCGGCGGCGCAGCAAACGCAACTCGTGCAGCGGCACTACGTCACGCAAGGCTTGCACCTGGTGCGCTTGAACGTGCAGATGCCTCAAGAGATCGGCATGGACGACATCGGCGCCATCCCGCGTCTGGTGGAGATCGGCAAAGCCGCAGCCGCCAAGCTGAACTGGAACGAACTGCTCACCCCACCCGCCGGTGAGCGGGCAGTCGAACTCGCACCGTCGCAACTGCCGCGCAACATGCCAGCCAAGAACGCACAGGTGGTCAGGCCGGGGAAGCGCAGGGGTCAGGGGTGA
- a CDS encoding short-chain dehydrogenase: MARISITGSADGLGQLAARALIAQGHEVVLHARNVERARHAHHQVPGAIHAIAGDLSDIAETKRLADEANAWGPFDAVIHNAGIYQAPSRAVFVVNALAPYLLTCLMERPKRLIYLSSGMHLQGRANLDRLAGDQSRVSYSDSKLYVTMLCMAVARKWPDVYANAVDPGWVPTRMGGPHASDDLEKGYETQVWLATSDDGEAKVSGRYFYHRQAQPCHPQARDVALQERFLSICKELTGVPFPA; the protein is encoded by the coding sequence ATGGCACGAATATCCATCACCGGCTCAGCCGATGGCCTGGGACAACTGGCAGCGAGGGCGTTGATTGCCCAGGGACACGAGGTCGTCTTGCACGCGCGCAATGTGGAGCGTGCACGGCACGCCCATCACCAAGTTCCCGGCGCCATCCATGCCATCGCCGGCGACCTGTCGGACATTGCGGAGACCAAGCGTCTTGCCGACGAGGCCAATGCATGGGGGCCGTTCGACGCCGTCATTCACAACGCTGGCATCTACCAGGCGCCCTCGCGAGCCGTGTTCGTGGTCAACGCCCTGGCGCCCTACCTGCTGACCTGCCTGATGGAAAGGCCCAAACGCTTGATCTACCTGAGCTCGGGCATGCATCTGCAAGGCCGCGCCAACCTGGACCGGCTCGCCGGGGATCAGAGCCGGGTCAGCTACTCCGACTCGAAACTCTACGTCACGATGCTCTGCATGGCCGTGGCGCGCAAGTGGCCGGATGTCTACGCCAACGCCGTGGATCCGGGCTGGGTGCCCACGAGGATGGGCGGGCCGCATGCCTCCGACGATCTTGAGAAAGGCTATGAAACCCAGGTCTGGCTGGCGACGAGCGACGACGGTGAAGCGAAGGTGAGTGGCCGATATTTCTATCATCGGCAAGCACAGCCCTGTCATCCCCAGGCCCGTGACGTTGCGCTGCAAGAGCGATTTTTGAGCATTTGCAAGGAGCTTACGGGCGTCCCCTTTCCGGCCTAG
- a CDS encoding 2,5-diketo-D-gluconic acid reductase, which produces MLDETEKTMLKVTLNNGVEMPILGYGVFQIADLAECERCVLDALEVGYRLIDTAASYGNEAAVGNAIKRSGVPREEIFVTTKLWIQDTGYEKTKRAFERSMQRLQLDYLDLYLIHQPYGDVHCAWRAMEELYREGRIRAIGVSNFHPDRLMDLIVHNEVVPAVNQIECHPFHQQIATQVFLEENKVQMEAWGPFAEGRNNIFQNEVLRSIGDRHHKSVAQVILRWLIQRRIVAIPKSVRKERIEENFNVFDFELTPEDMAAVATLDTKTSAFFDHRDPAVVKWLGQVKRST; this is translated from the coding sequence ATGCTAGACGAAACAGAGAAGACCATGCTCAAGGTGACTTTGAACAACGGCGTCGAAATGCCGATTTTGGGGTACGGGGTCTTTCAGATCGCCGATCTCGCCGAATGCGAGCGCTGCGTGTTGGACGCGTTGGAAGTGGGCTATCGGCTCATTGACACGGCGGCCTCGTATGGCAATGAAGCCGCCGTCGGCAATGCCATTAAACGCAGCGGCGTGCCGAGAGAAGAAATTTTCGTCACGACCAAACTCTGGATTCAGGACACCGGCTACGAAAAGACGAAACGGGCGTTTGAACGCTCGATGCAGCGGCTGCAATTGGATTATCTCGATTTGTACCTGATCCACCAACCCTACGGCGATGTGCACTGCGCCTGGCGTGCCATGGAGGAGCTATACCGGGAAGGACGCATCCGCGCCATCGGGGTCAGCAACTTCCACCCCGACCGGCTGATGGACCTGATCGTGCACAACGAGGTGGTTCCGGCGGTGAACCAGATCGAGTGCCATCCCTTCCACCAGCAGATCGCCACCCAGGTGTTCCTGGAAGAGAACAAGGTGCAGATGGAAGCCTGGGGGCCGTTCGCCGAGGGCCGGAATAACATCTTCCAGAACGAGGTGCTGCGCTCCATCGGGGACAGGCATCACAAAAGCGTTGCGCAGGTCATCCTGCGCTGGCTGATCCAGCGCCGCATTGTGGCGATCCCCAAGTCGGTGCGCAAGGAACGCATCGAGGAGAACTTCAACGTGTTCGACTTTGAACTCACTCCAGAGGACATGGCGGCGGTCGCCACACTAGACACGAAAACCAGCGCCTTCTTCGACCATCGCGACCCGGCCGTGGTGAAGTGGCTGGGCCAGGTCAAACGCTCTACGTAA